From a region of the Haematobia irritans isolate KBUSLIRL chromosome 4, ASM5000362v1, whole genome shotgun sequence genome:
- the LOC142235029 gene encoding uncharacterized protein LOC142235029, whose amino-acid sequence MSTLPFLLSVADELENLNSQSYMDDFGMGFHPHRQYYRTPTIQLSLPAGTEWMEPEASRHHSRYRSAFRYYGEPQNNLTSPAENDEEDNEEERCDSSAKESHDSAQTMSTSIATTSAAQKFVSALNSNRPNGDNNDRMDNSVKLYNLSKKCGKNYYRQPEPSTSSASLGAPPPLPPRSSTASSAAAASASATSATTSAKEKPSMSYRLHSTCLEGTNSSSEESLQKVTSSIEFLTCFLLKKSRVSNKSSSSGSGGPAGDSKKS is encoded by the coding sequence ATGTCAACGCTACCATTTCTCCTTAGTGTAGCCGATGAGTTGGAAAATCTTAACTCACAGTCCTATATGGACGATTTCGGTATGGGTTTCCATCCGCATCGCCAGTACTATAGGACACCTACCATACAGCTATCGCTGCCTGCTGGCACCGAATGGATGGAGCCCGAGGCCAGTAGACATCATTCCCGTTATAGGTCTGCCTTCCGCTATTATGGTGAACCACAAAATAATCTCACTTCACCGGCTGAAAACGACGAGGAGGACAATGAAGAGGAGCGCTGCGATAGTTCAGCCAAGGAAAGTCATGACAGTGCCCAAACTATGTCAACATCGATTGCCACAACATCTGCTGCCCAAAAGTTTGTTTCGGCCTTGAATTCAAATCGCCCCAACGGCGACAACAATGATCGCATGGATAACTCCGTGAAGTTGTATAACTTGTCTAAGAAATGTGGCAAAAACTACTATCGTCAGCCAGAACCAAGCACCTCGTCAGCATCTTTGGGAGCTCCACCACCTCTGCCTCCACGTAGTTCTACTGCCTCATCGGCAGCAGCTGCTTCTGCCTCTGCGACCAGTGCCACAACATCGGCCAAGGAAAAACCCAGCATGAGCTATCGCCTGCATAGCACATGCCTGGAGGGTACGAATTCATCATCGGAGGAGAGTTTACAGAAAGTCACTTCCTCTATAGAATTTCTGACATGTTTCCTGCTAAAGAAATCGCGTGTCAGCAACAAATCCTCATCTAGTGGCAGTGGTGGCCCAGCAGGGGATAGTAAAAAATCTTAG